A genomic segment from Chitinophagales bacterium encodes:
- a CDS encoding DUF2147 domain-containing protein: protein MYLKHLIILSIAFISTISVFAQNESVKGEWYTADKEAKIKIYECDNDEICGKVVWLKEPNEEDGSPKKDVNNPDEDKHDNPILGMDLLKGFEKTDDKLWENGTIYDPNNGKTYKCKLTLVEEDLLEVRGFIGFSFLGRTEEWTRAE, encoded by the coding sequence ATGTATTTGAAACATTTAATTATACTATCTATTGCCTTTATATCAACTATTTCTGTTTTTGCTCAAAATGAATCTGTAAAAGGAGAGTGGTACACTGCTGATAAAGAAGCTAAAATCAAAATATACGAATGCGATAATGATGAAATCTGCGGCAAGGTAGTTTGGTTGAAAGAACCCAATGAAGAAGACGGTTCACCCAAAAAAGATGTTAATAATCCAGATGAAGATAAGCATGACAATCCTATTTTGGGCATGGATTTGCTGAAAGGATTTGAAAAAACTGATGATAAACTTTGGGAAAACGGAACCATTTACGACCCCAACAATGGCAAGACCTACAAATGCAAACTAACACTTGTAGAAGAAGATTTACTTGAAGTAAGAGGCTTTATTGGTTTTTCGTTTTTGGGTAGAACTGAAGAGTGGACCAGGGCAGAATAA
- a CDS encoding polyprenyl synthetase family protein, with amino-acid sequence MEYQDYFEYYQSYLGASSFLKKPEKLYQPIEYILGLGGKRIRPVLVLAACDLFDGDITAACPAAHAVEVFHNFTLMHDDIMDAAPLRRGKDSVPKKYGSNLAILSGDTMLIKAYQEIEKLPEKNMVKAFRLFNKTAVEVCEGQMLDMSFENNNDVEENDYLEMIELKTAVLMGCSLKLGGICAQASTEQQKLLYELGINMGMAFQIQDDLLDSFGKDNFGKTIGGDILNDKKTILFIHTLKNASAEDKAQLLSLSGNKKESKAKIKAIKNLFEKYGARSYAQSLKDNYFTKSGEILSAIKSTDSKKNFLESLNQLLIKRVI; translated from the coding sequence ATGGAATACCAGGATTATTTTGAATACTATCAATCCTACCTCGGAGCGAGTTCATTTTTGAAAAAGCCCGAAAAGCTATATCAGCCAATAGAATACATCCTGGGCTTAGGGGGTAAAAGAATTCGTCCGGTATTGGTACTTGCGGCCTGCGATCTTTTTGATGGTGATATAACAGCGGCTTGTCCCGCAGCCCATGCCGTAGAGGTGTTTCACAATTTCACACTCATGCATGATGATATTATGGATGCAGCACCACTGCGCAGAGGAAAAGATTCTGTACCTAAAAAGTATGGTTCAAATCTTGCCATTCTTTCCGGTGACACTATGTTAATTAAAGCGTATCAAGAGATAGAAAAACTACCGGAAAAGAATATGGTAAAAGCTTTTAGGCTCTTTAATAAGACAGCAGTGGAAGTTTGTGAAGGGCAAATGCTGGATATGAGTTTTGAAAACAACAATGATGTTGAGGAGAATGATTACCTGGAAATGATTGAGTTAAAAACTGCTGTACTGATGGGTTGCAGCCTTAAATTGGGCGGTATATGCGCCCAGGCAAGCACTGAACAACAAAAATTACTTTATGAACTGGGAATCAATATGGGCATGGCTTTTCAAATACAAGATGATTTGCTGGACAGTTTTGGCAAGGACAACTTCGGCAAAACAATTGGCGGTGATATTTTAAATGATAAAAAAACCATCTTGTTTATCCATACCCTTAAAAATGCATCTGCTGAAGATAAAGCACAATTGTTGAGCCTGTCTGGAAATAAAAAAGAAAGCAAGGCAAAAATCAAAGCCATTAAAAATCTTTTTGAAAAATACGGAGCCCGGAGCTATGCTCAGTCTTTGAAAGACAATTATTTTACAAAATCAGGGGAAATCCTTTCAGCAATCAAAAGTACAGACTCCAAGAAAAATTTCCTGGAATCACTGAATCAGTTGTTGATTAAAAGGGTGATTTGA
- a CDS encoding response regulator, with product MLGKGLLDILIIEDNSGDIVLTREAFEEVGLSERVHIAKDGEDALRFLYHQPPFENAPVPDIILLDLNLPKKDGREILHEIKNDEKLKVIPVIILTTSKSEKDILSCYRSHANCYIEKPVDFDEYIKIIEMIKDFWLNLVRLPGEKKN from the coding sequence ATGTTGGGAAAAGGGCTTTTGGATATATTGATAATTGAAGACAATTCAGGGGATATTGTATTGACCAGGGAAGCTTTTGAAGAAGTGGGTTTGTCTGAACGGGTACATATTGCCAAAGATGGTGAAGATGCCCTGCGTTTTTTGTATCATCAGCCGCCATTTGAGAATGCTCCTGTACCCGATATTATTTTGCTGGATTTGAATTTGCCGAAAAAAGATGGCAGGGAAATTCTTCATGAAATTAAGAATGATGAAAAACTAAAGGTTATTCCGGTTATAATTTTAACGACATCAAAATCCGAAAAGGATATTTTGAGCTGTTATCGCAGCCATGCCAATTGTTATATTGAAAAACCTGTTGACTTTGATGAGTACATAAAAATCATCGAAATGATCAAAGACTTTTGGTTAAATCTGGTGAGGTTGCCGGGTGAAAAAAAGAATTAG